The nucleotide window AAGGTTTAAGGATTGGGTTTCAAACGCTAAAGATTGGTGTATATCCCGACAAAGATATTGGGGAATTCCATTACCAGTATGGGAATGTAGTTGTGGCTCTAGAACAACCATTGGTACAATAGATGAATTAAAAGAAAAAGCATTTAATTGTCCCGAAGATGGTTTAGAGCTACATCGACCACATGTTGATAAAATATTACTCGAGTGTGATGATTGTGGTTCAGATATGGAGCGTGTGGAAGACGTTATCGATGTTTGGTTCGATTCCGGAGTTGCTAGTTGGGCCAACCTCAAATATCCAGAAGAAGAGGATTTGTTTGAGGAGTGGTGGCCTGCAGATTTTATTGTAGAAGGCCATGACCAAACCCGGGGTTGGTTTTACTCCCAACTTGGAGCCGGTGTTATAGCTTTCGATAGAGCGCCATATGAATCGGTTTTAATGCATGGCTTCGTTTTAGATGAAGATGGAAAGAAAATGAGTAAGAGTGTTGGTAACGTTGTGCAGCCCGAAGAGATAATCGAGCGTTATGGAACCGATACTTTAAGGCTATACCTATTAAGTGAATGTGCTCCTTGGGAAGACCTTAAATTCAATTGGGATGAATGTCAGAACGTTAAGAGAACTCTAAACGTTTTCTGGAACGTCTATAAATTCACTTCAACCTATATGTCCCTAGATGACTTCAAACCACAGAAGAAACTTGATGAAAAAGCCTTAAAAACCGAAGACAGATGGATACTCAGTAGACTAAACAACCTCATACTAGATGTTGAAGAAGCAATAGAGAGCCGTCAAATACACAAAGGAGCCAGATACATCAAGTCATTCATACTCGAAGACCTATCACGATGGTACATCCGCCTAATAAGAGACCGAACCTGGGTAGAAGCCGAAGACAAAGACAAACTAACAGCATATGAAACACTACACGAAGTTATACACAAAACACTCATCTTGATGTCTCCATACACCCCATTCATAACAGACAAAATGTACCAAAACCTAGTTAAAACCCAAGATTTTGGAAAAGAATCAGTACATCTAGAGAAATTCCCAAAACCAAAAAAAGAATTCATAAACAACGAACTTGAACAACAAATGGAGATAGCAAGAGAGATAATCGAATCAGCATCTCATGCAAGACAAAAAGTCGAACTAAACCTAAGATGGCCTGTCCAAAAAATAACGATAGAGCCAAACAACCCAGAAACAGTTAAAGCAATAGAAACCATGGATAGAATAATAAAAGACCAAGTAAACACCAAAAAAATAGAGACCCTAGAACCAAACACAGAGTTCCCAGAACTCCAAACAGTGATAGAGCCAGACATGGGAGTTATAGGCCCCAAATTCAAAGATAAAGCTGAAAAAGTGATGAACACAATAAAACAAGGAAACCACAAACCCAAAAACCTACCAAAAACAATCAAAGTGGATGGAGAAGAAATCAAGATAACAAGAGAAATGGTTAACTTAGAAACAAAAGTACCAGAAAAATACTCCACCTCCAGCTTCACAAACGGAGTTGTCTATGTAGACTCAGAACTAACAACAAAACTAAAACAAGAAGGTTACGCCAAAGAAACAATACGCAGAATCCAAGAAATGCGTAAAGAACTTGACCTACACGTAGAAGACTACATAGAAATAAATTTAGACACACCAGACAAAGAATTCAAAAAATCAATCACCAAATGGAGCGAACACATATCCCACGAAACACGAGCCAAAAAACTAGAGATAAACACCCCCCACGGAGACCTCACAAAACAATGGGAAATAAACGGAAAAGAACTAGAGATAGGCCTAACACCCAAAAACAAATAAAAAACCAAAAACCAGATTACAGGGATAAAAAATCCCTAAAACCTCTTTTTTTATAAAAAAATAAACTAAATAGGTATATAAAAATGGATTACAGAGAATGGCTACCTATATACAAAGAAATAACCAACGACCTATCCATCTCTATGCAAAAAGATAGAGAATCCGCAAGAAAGTTAGAACAAAAAATAACCAAAAAACCAGATCTCAACAGCCTCTCCAAAAAAATAAAAGAAAAAGTATATGTACTAGGAGACGGCCCCAACCTACCTAAAGACCTAAAAAAAATACCAAAAAACCAATTAAACAAACAGACAGTTATAGCTGCAGACAACGCCACAAAAACTGCTTTAAAACACAACATAACACCCGACATAATCACAACAGACCTAGATGGCGACATAAAACCAATACTAAAAGCAGATAAAAAAGGCAGCCAAATAATAGTTCATGCACACGGAGACAACCAAGAATTAATAGAAAAATGGACACCACACATACAAAACATCATCGGTTCAACACAAAACAAACCAACAGACAAATTAATAAACTATGGAGGTTTCACCGATGGAGACAGAGCAATATTCCTAGCACACGAACATGGCGCTAAAGAAATCGAGTTATCGGGTTTTAACTTCAAGCAAGCCAGTAAAACCAAACAGAAAAAACTAAAATGGGCCAAAAAACTAATCCAAAAACTAGAAAATAAAGGAGTGAAAATCACATATACCACCCAAAACAAACAAAAATAAAACCTCTACCCCAAATACACAACCAACAAGCTATTTAGATACCCACTAAAAACAAAAAGATAAATAACAGGAGTCATAAAGAATAAACACGATTAATTATGACTAAAACTGAAGACGGCCTGAAAGAAGCTTTCGCTGGCGAATCACAGGCACGAAATAAATATGAAGCATATTCAAGAAAAGCAGAAAAAGACGGATACGAACAAATAGCCAAACTCTTCAAAGCAGCATCTGAAGCAGAAAGAGTTCACGCCAAAAACCATTTTGAAAACCTAGATAAAATAAAAGACACAAAAGAAAACCTAAAAGACGCAATAGAAGGAGAAAAATTCGAACACGAAGACATGTATCCCGAGTTTGTTGAAGCAGCTAAAGAAGAAAATCAAGACAGTGCCTTAGAATCATTCATGTATGCAATGGAAGTTGAAAAAATACATGAAACACTATACAAAAAAGCTCTTGAATCAGTAGAAAACGAAGAAGACCTAGAAAAAACAGATATCTACGTATGCCAAATATGTGGAAACACAGTTTTCGATGAACCACCAGCTGCCTGCCCAATATGCGGATACCCCAAAAACGAATTCAACAAAGTAGATCTATCCTAAACCAAAGCTAAAACCCCTCCTCTTTAAGGAGGGGGGGAACACAGCCTAAAACAAATACAAAGCATAGAACACAACAAAGAAAAAAACAAAACCCCCAACATACAGACTGCCACCAAAAACACTAAAAAAATAATCAAAAAACCAAACTAAAAAACAAAGACACCACCAACCCAAATACAAACAAAATAAATAAAAAAACAAACAAAAAACCCTCATTCACACCAAAACCAAAACCAAAGAAAAAACAAATAAACATTTTCTATCCAATAAACATATACTATCACTTTTTGTTCTGAGTATTTTAGGTAATCTAGGCAGTCACAACTACACTTTAGCCCTTAACAGGTCCAGAGGCCCAATATATAATAAACAAACAAAAACAAATAACAGACTAAATTCTTGGAGAAATCGTCTATGAAAATAAAGCCACTCGGTATCTGGGCAGTCGGCGTAATAGCTTTCCTTTCCGCACTATACCTATTCCTACAAGCAGCAACAGAACAACAAATAACAACACTCCAAATTATAATTTACGTAATCATAGGTTCCATAGGATTAATATTTATCCAAAAAGGACGAAAACTCAAAAAAAATAAATAAAAAATAATTCCTAATCAATCTATTTTCATTAAAAAAAGGTTTTAGAGTAAACTAACAAATAGATCGTGGCCCCCATCAATTGTAAAAAAAACAAGGGGTGGAAGAGATTATACTACAAGGGATAAGAGGTATTTTTTACCTCTATTTAGCCTTCAACTCTATTTAGCCTTCAAAAAAATAAATTTCCATTTTTAACGTAAAATCATATTAAAGAAATCTTTATATTTATGTTCTATTATCTTGTAGACGGTTGATTTTGTAAACAGCTTAAATAGTTATCTTGATTGAAGATTGAAATATTTATTTAAAATCTGTTATTTTTTTGGTTTTGTTTTGTTGGTTTTTAATTTCGGTTTTTTTACTAAAGGGTTTGTGTAATACTTGAATGTGATTATCTGTTTTTTTAATGTTTTTCACCGTGTATAATTCGATTGATTTTTCTTGTTTCGTTGTGACAGGGAAACTATAGTTATCTGATTGATATTTAAATTCCTTACCTTCTTTAATTTTATTTTGAATGAAATCTTTATGGTTTTCGATTCTTTTATTCACTAGTTTATTTGCGATTTTGGGTATTTTTGGGGTTTGTTTTTTGTAGTTGTTGATTAGTTTTTGGTTTAGTTCTATTCCTATTGAGTTTCTTGCTGTTGTTATTGCTGCTGTGGTTGTGGTTCCTGTTCCCCAGAATGGGTCTAGGACGGTGTCTTGGTATGTTGAGTACATGTTGATTAGGCGGTAGGGTATTTGTATTGGGTATGCTGCGGATCTGTCTCGGTCTCCGTTCTGTAGGGTTTGGTTTGTTCCTTTTATGTCTGTCCATAGGTCTGTAAACCATTGGTTTCTTTCTTCCCAGAAGTAGGCTGATTGGTATCTTTCTGGGTCTTTCGGTTGGAATTCCCTTGGTTTTTGTCCGTTTCGGAAAATGAGGATGTATTCGTGTTCAAGTGTAGGGTAGGCGTTGGGTGGTAACATTCCACTACCCATGAACTTAGCTGCACTGTTTACTGGTTTCCTCCACAATATTTCTGGTAATGGGTCGAAACCGAGTTCTGTGAGTTTATTTATAATTCGTGAGTGGTTTTGGTATACTCTGAAGCTTCCATCAATCTTTCTTGTTGCGTCTCCAATGTTTATGCAGACAATACCACCTTCAACCAAGACTCTCTCCAGTTCGCTCCAGACTTTGTCAAGTTCTCTATGCATTTCTTCAAATGCTTTCGTGCCTTCTCCGTTTAGGATGTGTTTTTTAGTTTTTGAGTTGAGTTTTTGAAATAGGCTGTCCCACATCTCGATCATGGGGTATGGAGGGGATGTAACAACTAACTCGATTGAATTATCCGGAATTTCACCCATTTGACGGGAATCACCCCTAATCACTCTATGTTTAGTCTTAATTATGACATCCTCCCTGTAAGTTGTACAAACTACATTGACCCTACTACTTGAAAAACTATTTTTTTAGGTTTTCTATCCACCTCATTGGTTTTTCCGAGGTGTAGTGATTATCGTTTGCCAGTGTCTTAGTAAGCTTTATCAACAGTAATTCTAAATAGTTTTTTGTAATGTCTCTTGATGATGAAGAGGTTGATTTATCTAGTTTGGTTGATGAGTTTGAACGTCTAGAGGAATCTGTTGAATCTAAAAAACATAGAAATCATATTCAGAAGTTAAAGGAAAAAACAATTAAGTTATCGAATCCAAGGATGTTCGGGGTGGTTGTTGAGGGTTTTGGCAAACGTGATATGATTGAAGCTTTTTTAGGTAGTATCTTAATTGGGATTCCTGTAATAATTGAAGAAGGTACTTTGGAGATTGGTGAGTTCATTGCTCAACATCCTTTGTTTCTTTTAGGAACCCTGGTTTTTGGAGTACTTCTTGTTATAGGTATATTATATTATACCGACATTCAAGATGTTAGGATTACAAACCCAATTTTTGGTTTAATTCCTAGAAGACTTTTAGGTATACTTTCTATAGCCTTTATCTCTTCTATAGTCCTTATGACGGTTTGGGGAAGGGTTGATTGGTCAGAACCAATGATTGCCTTCTCACAATGTGCTTTTACGTTTGTAGCTATGTCCATAGGAGCTGCTTTAGCAGATATATTGCCAGGAACTTAACATCCTTGTGACATCCTCCCAAACGCCTGAAGGTGTTGGGTTTTCTTCAGCGTTTCAGAAGGTTCTTAACTCATTGGATTTTCACCTCCAAATCATCTCCAGTTCGGGCTATGTCATCTATAGCCTCCCCCATATCTTGCCAGAATGTATCTGGCTCAATGGACATATCACTGTTTTAGGACATCACCTCTACAGCAATATTAATCAACGCATTAAACTAAATGTCAAGTTCATCATTACATATAAAACATTTGATACTCTCACTGAACACCCATTCATAAATCATAACATTCCTCACTATCCTTAAATGGAGAAAGGGTTCAGTCTATACTATTTAAAAAATAAAATAAAATAAAAAATATTGAGCTATTTTTTTTAAATTAGATTTGTTTTAATGTGGGGTGAACAGGCTCGGGCGGGGTTGCCTGGGGGTTTTATTGTTTTCCTCAGCAGGTATTGTAGGAGTTCTTGTTCGGTAAGTGGGTGGAGGTTGGGTAGGCTCTCCACTCATGGGTGGAGCTCGGGTTTGATGTTGTTTTGAATGTAGTGTTGTTTTTATTGGGGGTGGGTTAGTGTTCCGTTGTATGCTGTCTGTGCTGGACCTTTCATGTAGGCGGTGTTGTTTTTGAAGATTATATTTAGTTTTCCACCTTTTGTTTGAACTTTGATTGTGTTTCCTTTTATTAGATTTGTTTTTTTTGCTATGGCGGCAGATGCTACAGATCCTGTTCCGCAACTTAGTGTTTCGGCTTCTACTCCTCTTTCAAATGTTCTTACTTTAATTCCATTTTTTGTTTTTTGTATGAAGTTTACGTTTGCGCCTTCTGGGAATATTGGGTTGTTTCGTATTGGTGGTGCTTGTTTGATTATGTCTATTGATTCTACGTCGTCTGTTTGTATTACTGCGTGTGGAACGCCTACGTTGCAGGCGCTTACTTGGTATGGGGTGTTTTCTATTTCTTGGTTTATGAATTCTCCTTTACCTTTAGCGGGTATTGTTTTTTTATTGTATTTTGGTTTTCCCATATCTACTTTTGCCCAGAATTTATCGTTTTTATCTGTTTCTATGTTTAGGGTTCCTGCACCTGTTTCTATATCTACGTTTTTGTTTGTTACTATATTTTCAGTTGCATATTTAGCGGCACATCGGATTCCGTTTCCACACATATCTGCTTCGGTTCCATCTGAATTGAAGATTCTCATTTTGAGGTCTGCTGTTTTGGATGGCTGTAGATATAGTACTCCATCTGCTCCGATAGCAAATCTGCGTTTACAGTGTTTTTCTGCGAACGTGGGTTTGTTTTTCTCGGGTATTTTTGTTTCTTGTAGTTCATCGATTATTATGAAGTCGTTTCCATTTCCATGCATTTTTACAAATTTTATTGGGTTTTTTGACATTTTCCTGCCTTTATTTGGTTTTTTGTTTTGTTAAGAGGTCTTTTAAGGTTTCTCTTTCTCTGATGACTCTTGGTTCGCCGTTTTCTATTAATATTTCTGCTGGTAATGGCCTGCTGTTGTATCTTGAAGCCATGCTGTATCCATATGCTCCAGCGTCTAGTATTGCTAGTATATCTCCTTCTTGAGCTGTAATTTCTCTGTTTTCTGCGAGTATATCTCCAGATTCACATAATGGGCCTGCTATCTCTGCTTTTCTATTGACTCCTTTTTTTGGGGCGTTTTCGATATAGTTTCCGGCGTTTTGGGGGTTGGTTGCGTTAACGACGCCGTGATGTGATCCATACATTGCTGGTCTTTGCAGTATGTTGAATCCAGCGTCTACGCCGATGTATTTATGGAATGGATTTTCTTTTATGTCGTTTACTTTTGTGAGTATTATGCTTGAGTCGCCGACTAGGTAGCGGCCGGGCTCTAATGCTAGTGTTGGTTGTTCTAGTCCGTGTTTTTTTAGGCCTTTTTTGAATTCTGTTGTAATCATTTTGGCGAATTTCTCGATGTCGAGTGGTTTTTCTTCTGGTTTGTATGGGATTCCGAGTCCTCCACCGATGTCTATGAATTTTAGGTTTATGTCGACTTGTTGGGTTATTTCACCAACTATATCCATCATTTTTTCGATTGCTGGCCTGAATTTTTCGACTTCGAGTATTCCGGATCCGATGTGCATGTGGATTCCGATGGGTTTTAATCCAAGTTTGATTGCTTCTTTGTATGCTTCTACTATGTCTTCTTCCCATATACCGAATTTGCTTTCACTTCCTCCTGTTATACAGTGGTCGTGGTGTCCTGCTCCTACTCCGGGGTTTACACGGAAGCTTACTTCTGTTGATGTGATTTTGCTTAGTCTACGCATTTCATGGAGGCTGTCAAGGTTTATCATGACTCCTTTATCTACTGCGTATTTTAGTTCTTCGTTGCTTACGCTTGTTCCGGTATATAGTATTTTTTCAGGTGAGTATCCGGCTTTTATTGCGCTGTAGATTTCTCCAGTGCTGACTGCGTCTATATGGCACCCTTCTTTTTCGAGTATTTGTAGTATGTTTAGGTTTGTGTTGGCTTTGCATGCGTAGTGTAGTCTTATATTGGGGTAGTGTTTTTTTAGTGCTTGTTTTAGTTGGTTGTATTTTTGTTTGATTCGGTCACTGCTTGTTACGTAGAGTGGTGTATCATATTTATCTGCTAGTTGGGTTGTGTCTACTCCATCGATTTCAAGGTGTTGTTTTGTTTTTAGGTGTGGTCTAGTCAAAGTTTATTCCCTCCATTCTTTCTACTGCTTCTTCTATTCTGCCGAGGCTTCTTGTTAGGGCGAACCTTATGTATCCTTCTCCGTGTTCACCGAACCCAGAGCCGGGTGTTGCTACTATCCCTGCTTCGTCTAAAAGTTTTTTAGATGTCTCCATTGAGTTGTATCCTTTTGGACATTTTGTCCATATGTAGAATGTTGCCTCTGTTTTGGTTGGCTCTAGTCCTATGGATTCTATTCCTTCAAGTAATAGGTCTCTTCGGTTTCGGTATTTATTGTTGCTGTCGGAGACGCATTCTTGGGGTCCGTTTAGGGCGGTTATTGCTGCTTTTTGGATTGCTTGGAATGCTCCGCTATCTACGTTTGTTTTAACTTGGCCTATTCCGTTCACTATTTCTTGGTTTCCTACTACAAATCCTATTCTCCAGCCGGTCATGTTGTATGTTTTTGATAGTGAATGGAATTCTACTCCAACTTCTTTTGCTCCATCTATGTTTAGGAAGCTTGGTGGCTCGAATTCATATGAAATTTCGGTGTATGCTGCATCGTGACATACTATAATGTCGTGTTCTTTTGCGAATTCAACTACTTCTTGGAAGAACTGTTTGTCTGCTGTACCGGCGGTTGGGTTGTTTGGATAGTTTAGGTACATTATTTTGGCGTCTTCTGCGTTTTTTGGGGATATTTCATCTAGGTCTGGTAGGAAGTCGTTTTCTTCTTTTAAGGGCATTGGTATTGGTTTTCCGCCTGATAGTATTGTGCCTATTTTGTATACTGGGTAGGCGGGGTCGGGCACCAATGTTTTGTCCCCTGGGTTTACAAAGGCAAGTGGCATGTGTGCTATGCCTTCTTTGCTGCCTATTAGGGATATGGCTTCTTTTTCTGGGTCTATTTTAACTTTAAATCTATCTTTATACCAGTTTGCAACTGTTTCTCTAAACTCTTTCATTCCTTTATAGCTTGGATAGCTGTGTGTTGATGGTTCTCTAACTGCTTCAACCATTGACTCTACTATGTGGTCTGGTGTTGATAAATCAGGGTCTCCTACTCCTAGGTCTATTATATCGATTCCTTGTTCTTCTTTTTCTTTTTTGGCTCTATCGAGTTCTGCAAATAAATATGGTGGTAGTGATTCAATCCTATTTGAATACATTTTATCACTTTTTTCTTGAATTGTTAGTTTAAATTCTTTATTTTTCAGTTTTTAAAGACTACATCTCTTTATTCTTTATGTTTAATTATTTTGATGGAGAGAAAAAGCATTATTTCTATAAGGTGTTAGGGGTTTGGATGGTTTATCATCTATTTTTATAGAGGGGTTTTTTGTTTTATGTTTCTTATTTCCATCTTCTTTTTGATCCCTGTACTTTTGTTTTTATGTTTTTTTTCAGTTTTTCTAGTGTTATGTCCTTTTCTTTCTCTGTGTGGTATTTTATACCTGGTTTTGTTTTTTTGCCGATGCCGCATAATGACATCATTCCACTTTGATCTCTATAGAACACTTTAAACCATTCTTCGGAGAAGGCAATTTCGGCGATTTCTCTTCCTTCTTTTTTTTGGCTAAATACTAAATGGTTTTTTTGGTTTTCTTCTGCTACTGTTTTCTCAAAGTCTCCTGATTCGTTTATTATTTCGTAGATTTCTTTTACAGCCTCTCTTAGTTCTTGAGGTAGGTATGCTGCGAGTTTATCGATTTTTGGTTCTGGTATGATTCCTAGTTTTTTTCTGAGTACATCGTTAAATGTCTGTGCTCCTGTCTCTCTTTTTAGCCTTTCAAGTTCTCTATGTACGCTTTCATCCACCTTTATGTTTTTAGTTGGCTGAACCATTGATATCCTCACTTTTATAATTTATTTTTAGGTAGTTTTTTCTTTTTTAGGGACTTGTTAAGAGAATTCAAGCCCGGTTTTTTTAAGTTTAATCCTGCTTAGATATAACAATATCCTTTATCTACAGTATACTGTTTATCTTAAAGATAATCATAATATTTTTGCATAAAATTTATATTGAATAAACGCATTATTAAGTAGTGGAGGCATTAACAATGGAAAACAACAGTATACACAATATCAAAGAGATGAATAAAGACACAGGAAGCTTATTCAAATACGACCTCCTGTTGACCGCAATACCAGCCTTACTACTAACAATGTTTTTAATTGGGTACACTTCACCAATACCAATCGAAATAGGTATTATGGCTGCTTCAATACTATCATCAGGACTTATATTCTTCGGAATAATAGATATAGTGCCCGAAGACAAATCTTTAGGAAATAAACAATCCTAAAACCACTAAATAACTTTAAGAATCCCCGTTCTCAAAACGAGAACGGATAACAAACCGATTCTATTTCTTAACTACTTACTTATAAACGAAAACTCTAAATCAACCAAAAACCTGGGTTTTTATATTTTTTTTAAAAAAACTGATTTATAAAAATTTATAAATAAATATTATTTGGATTTACAATTATTTCTACCTGGGGTTGTCATTAATTGACGGAGTTCGAACGAGATTTAGTTAAAAGTTTTAATAGTTTTTTTGAGCGTGAAGGTGTTAGAGCTATTGCTTATAGACGAAAACAACATCGTTTTTCAAGTCAGTTTGTGGATATTTTAGTTGACTCTATTAAACCGGAGTTTTATATCGCTATTGAGAATAAATCTATTTCAACGGCTAAAGGTGCGAAAAAACTATATTTTTCCCAACATTTTTCTGAAAACCAGGTTGAGAGGATAGATAAGTTCTTAAACAAAAGTGGTAGGCGTGGTTATCTCGCTGTTGAACTTAAACAAGGAAGAGGTAATCCTCGTAAAGCATTCCTAATCCCATGGGATGAAGTTATAACCAGGTATAAAGATGGTGAAAATGGTTTTGGAGTAAACGAAATCAAAGAGTTTAGAGAGATTAAAAGAAATGGTAAAAAATATAGAGTAAAATCTTTTTTTAAAGAAGGGAGTTAACCCCCCTCTATCTCCAAACTCAATTAATTAAACATTTATATCTCTTCCCAACCTTTTTCTGTTTAAATAAAACTGGATTTGGGTTATGTTGTCTTAATTTCTTTTCCAGTATTTATGCTTTCTATGACTTGTTGCGCGATTGCAGTTCCCTTTCTAATTTTAATTGTACCATCTTGACCTACAGTTGCAGTTAAAACGTATTCGTCATCTGCGTGTATATCAACTGTTTCACCTGATTTATCTTTACCCAAATCAAGTACAACTTGATCGGATTCAATTGAGACATTTACGCCATGTGTTTCGATAGATTTATCTTGTTTTGTTGTTTTTTGTTTTAGTTCAGAGAATGGTCTTACATCAATGCTTAAGCCTAATTCCTTTTCAATCTTCGATATATTTTCGCCACCACGCCCTAATATACGGGCGATTTGGTTTTCAGGTACGTAGACAATTGTGCTGTCGTCTGATTTTACTTCTGCTTTTACGTTACCGCCTATGTATTTTCTTATTTCTTTTTCAACCTGTTTTTCAGCCATTTTCCAGATTGGTTTTGTTGATTCAGATTCTTCGATAGGCATTACTACGACTTGTTCGCCGTATGTATATATTTCGTATTCTACTTCGTTTGTTTCGAAGTTTTTAACCTCTATTACAGGTCTAGCAAGGTCTTTCTCCATCATTCCTGCTGGTACTTTTACTGTGAACCCTATGTCGTATACAGTATCTATTTTTGCTTCATCTAAGAAAACTACGGTGTCAACTACTTGTGGAACCATCCCTAGTTCTACTCGCCCTATTAATCTCTGTAAAGCGTCTATTCCTCTGTTTGCGTGTGTTACACCTATCATTCCTACGCCAGCTAAACGCATATCTGCGAATACTTTGAAGTCTGAGGTTTTCCTTACTTCATCGTATACTGTGTAGTCGGGTCTGACTAGAAGTAGTAGGTCCGCTGTAAGGTCTATTCTACCTTCAAGTGATGTGTATTGAGTTATTTCATCTGAAACCTGTAGATCTCGTGGGTCTTCCATAGTTTTAACTATATAATCTTTTTCCAGTAGGTAGTCTGCTATAGCTTGGGCCAAAGTACTTTTACCTGCTCCAGGAGCTCCTGCGAGTAAAACCCCTCTCTGTTTCTCAGATAACCTTGATTTAAGTTCTGTTGATAATCGATAGTCTTCT belongs to Methanonatronarchaeum sp. AMET-Sl and includes:
- a CDS encoding LL-diaminopimelate aminotransferase, which encodes MYSNRIESLPPYLFAELDRAKKEKEEQGIDIIDLGVGDPDLSTPDHIVESMVEAVREPSTHSYPSYKGMKEFRETVANWYKDRFKVKIDPEKEAISLIGSKEGIAHMPLAFVNPGDKTLVPDPAYPVYKIGTILSGGKPIPMPLKEENDFLPDLDEISPKNAEDAKIMYLNYPNNPTAGTADKQFFQEVVEFAKEHDIIVCHDAAYTEISYEFEPPSFLNIDGAKEVGVEFHSLSKTYNMTGWRIGFVVGNQEIVNGIGQVKTNVDSGAFQAIQKAAITALNGPQECVSDSNNKYRNRRDLLLEGIESIGLEPTKTEATFYIWTKCPKGYNSMETSKKLLDEAGIVATPGSGFGEHGEGYIRFALTRSLGRIEEAVERMEGINFD
- a CDS encoding PINc/VapC family ATPase — translated: MKKIVPDTSVVIDGRVTKIIEDGEFEEVEVIISEAVVGELESQANKGQEIGLNGLQEIQKLRQLEDEGRIELTFKGDRPNLEQIKLASGGEIDSLIRDLAIEEDAVLITSDVVQAEVGRVKGLEVKYLKPETEETETKIRLIDYFNKIDNVMSVHIKQGTKVKGKVGVPGEMKMKVLDDQIMTARKVQKLSREIVEKAKRSSKGFIEFDEGGATVVQLRDMRISIARPPFADGFEITAVRPITKVSLEDYRLSTELKSRLSEKQRGVLLAGAPGAGKSTLAQAIADYLLEKDYIVKTMEDPRDLQVSDEITQYTSLEGRIDLTADLLLLVRPDYTVYDEVRKTSDFKVFADMRLAGVGMIGVTHANRGIDALQRLIGRVELGMVPQVVDTVVFLDEAKIDTVYDIGFTVKVPAGMMEKDLARPVIEVKNFETNEVEYEIYTYGEQVVVMPIEESESTKPIWKMAEKQVEKEIRKYIGGNVKAEVKSDDSTIVYVPENQIARILGRGGENISKIEKELGLSIDVRPFSELKQKTTKQDKSIETHGVNVSIESDQVVLDLGKDKSGETVDIHADDEYVLTATVGQDGTIKIRKGTAIAQQVIESINTGKEIKTT